The following are encoded together in the Bombus affinis isolate iyBomAffi1 chromosome 6, iyBomAffi1.2, whole genome shotgun sequence genome:
- the LOC126917817 gene encoding DCN1-like protein 3 — protein sequence MGNCFSCFKVSLPPATATRSSSFDYKDETMELRGSFLNSCQQTGPLVPEAHINGNTISTFNNVGSDNCGSMPTVQSNLRSSRGFYARLSPLGRSGTSSGLNTTTESKQQKEPSENKLNALFDQYKDSHEDVILADGIERFCNDLQLSPDEFKVLVLAWKLNAKQMCQFTRQEFVIGLRAMKVDSIRGIQARLPEIVQELTVNNDLFKDLYRFTFRFGLDVNSGQRILPADMAIVLWKLVFTIREPPLLSRWLKFLECHHVRGIPRDTWNMFLNFAESIGDDLSVYDDAEAWPSLFDDFVEYENDQMNQNISKDDRKDVSIDN from the exons ATGGGAAACTGTTTTTCGTGCTTTAAGGTGTCTCTTCCACCAGCCACTGCCACTCGTTCTTCATCGTTTGATTATAAAGACG AAACAATGGAATTGAGAGGTTCATTTTTAAATTCTTGCCAACAAACTGGGCCCTTAGTGCCTGAAGCACATATAAATGGAAACACAATATCAACATTCAATAATGTAGGATCTGATAATTGTGGATCTATGCCTACTGTACAAAGTAATTTACGTTCGTCAAGGGGATTTTATGCACGGTTATCACCATTGGGTAGATCTGGAACATCATCTGGTCTTAATACAACTACTGAGTCAAAACAACAGAAAGAGCCATCAGAAAACAAGTTAAATGCTTTATTTGACCAATATAAG GATTCACATGAAGATGTAATTTTAGCTGATGGTATAGAAAGATTTTGTAATGATCTACAATTGTCACCAGACGAATTTAAAGTACTTGTTCTTGCTTGGAAATTAAATGCTAAACAGATGTGCCAATTCACACGTCAAGAATTTGTAATAGGTTTGAGAGCAATGAAAGTAGAcagtatacgtggtatacaagCAAGATTACCAGAAATTGTTCAAGAATTAACTGTAAACAATGATTTATTCAAAGATCTCTATCGATTTACATTCCGATTCGGTTTAGATGTTAATTCCGGTCAAAGAATATTACCAGCTGATATGGCAATTGTTCTCTGGAAGCTTGTTTTCACAATACGTGAACCACCTCTTTTGTCAAGATGGCTTAAATTTTTGGAGTGTCATCATGTTCGAGGCATACCTAGAGATACATGGAATATGTTTTTAAATTTTGCTGAAAGTATCGGTGATGATCTTAGCGTTTACGATGATGCAGAAGCATGGCCAAGTTTATTTGATGATTTTGTAGAATACGAAAATGATCAAATGAACCAAAATATCAGCAAAGACGATAGAAAAGATGTTTCTATTGATAATTAA